The Harpia harpyja isolate bHarHar1 chromosome 10, bHarHar1 primary haplotype, whole genome shotgun sequence genome includes a region encoding these proteins:
- the RAVER1 gene encoding ribonucleoprotein PTB-binding 1 isoform X2 gives MAAAALSLSGAVTSPSPELPGPAPGLGRAPEEELPVLDPAEVRSRLERSARQFRNRRKVLIRGLPPDVSNQEVHDLLSDYELKYCFVDKYKGTAFVTLLNGEQAESAIKKFHLSKLREKEISVQLQPTDALLCIANLPQLYTQQQFEELVRPFGNLERCFLVYSEKTGHSKGYGFVEYMKKDSAARAKSDLLGKQLGTRTLYVHWTDVNQLTLDLLHSKCLCVDKLPHNYADLEELRQVFSAACAPAFCQLAYGQDGQLKGFAVLEYESAEMAEMVQQATDGLLLAGNHVRVSFCAPGPPGRSMLAALIAAQATALNRGKGLLPEPNILQILNSLGNPASLQLLLNPLLHGAVGGKQGILGAAPSVPLVTNPALSTALLQLALQNQTQAQQKPGILGDSPLSSLPHHGALGLANAPAQPPSQLLGELSSGGPLPGDMAQGHVKSPILPSGNVPLASFLGPVGVDRENSVLGTQVPQLTPPAVTPPALQGLTTSILGSVISGLQKPKQSENGPPASGVSLLGEPPKDFKIPLNPYLNLHSLLPANSLGGAANKGFNLKAGVLGSVSNPRISQPSLADPLLPSPGLAADGYAFDYQPDLGSRIYPQTRDHAGPILGGFGHSRHKLSSSPGFERGGLGPPLPPFYSGSPSSYFTSGLQAGLKQSHLNKAVGMPPTGSADAVLALGPPQSLAHLPVKDPRGWPETSLLPPPALPGAQPRGLLRGATLPGPGGPLRRLLPEAEEDILAPPQILSSPPPVNLVQMWVFLVFCWVFFFLCLVLF, from the exons atggcggcggcggcgctttCGCTGTCGGGCGCCGTAACGTCCCCGAGCCCGGAGCTCCCGGGACCGGCACCGGGCCTGGGCCGGGCCCCCGAGGAGGAGCTGCCGGTGCTGGATCCGGCCGAGGTGCGGAGCCGCCTGGAGCGCAGCGCCCGCCAGTTCCGGAACCGGCGGAAGGTGCTGATCCGCGGGCTGCCGCCCGACGTCAGCAACCAG GAAGTCCACGATCTGCTGAGCGACTACGAGCTGAAATACTGCTTTGTGGACAAATACAAAGGGACTG CGTTTGTCACCTTGCTCAACGGGGAACAGGCAGAATCAGCCATCAAAAAATTCCACCTGAGCAAACTCCGGGAGAAGGAGATTTCGGTGCAGCTGCAGCCCACCGATGCCCTCCTGTGTATCGCCAACCTCCCCCAGCTCTACACCCAACAACAATTCGAGGAGCTGGTCCGACCTTTCGGCAACCTGGAACGGTGTTTCCTGGTCTACAGCGAGAAAACGGGACACTCCAAAGGTTATGGATTTGTGGAATATATGAAAAAGGATTCGGCCGCCAGAGCCAAGTCGGATCTGCTGGGGAAACAGCTGGGCACGCGGACTCTCTACGTCCACTGGACGGACGTCAACCAGTTGACGTTAGACCTTCTCCATTCCAAGTGCTTGTGTGTCGACAAGCTGCCCCACAACTACGCCGACCTTGAGGAGCTGCGGCAGGTCTTCTCCGCTGCCTGCGCCCCGGCTTTTTgccag CTGGCCTACGGTCAGGACGGGCAGCTGAAAGGCTTCGCGGTCCTGGAGTACGAGTCAGCGGAGATGGCAGAGATGGTTCAGCAGGCTACAGATGGTTTGCTGCTCGCCGGGAATCACGTCCGAGTCTCCTTCTGTGCTCCTGGCCCTCCCGGCCGCAGCATGTTGGCCGCCCTGATAGCTGCGCAGGCGACG gCGTTAAATCGTGGGAAAGGGCTCCTCCCCGAGCCGAATATCCTCCAAATTCTCAACAGCCTGGGAAATCCTGCTTCCCTCCAGCTGTTGCTCAACCCCCTGCTCCACGGGGCGGTCGGAGGAAAACAAG GAATCCTCGGCGCCGCGCCCTCCGTGCCGCTGGTGACCAACCCGGCCCTCTCCACGGCTCTCCTCCAACTCGCGCTGCAGAACCAAACCCAAGCGCAGCAG AAGCCGGGGATCCTGGGCGACTCGCCGCTGAGCTCCTTGCCCCACCACGGTGCCCTGGGTTTGGCCAACGCGCCGGCGCAGCCCCCCAGCCAGCTCTTGGGAGAGCTCTCCTCAG GTGGCCCCTTGCCCGGTGACATGGCACAGGGACATGTAAAATCACCAATTTTGCCTTCTGGAAACGTACCCCTGGCTTCTTTCCTGGGACCGGTGGGAGTAGATCGGGAAAATTCGGTGTTGGGGACGCAGGTGCCTCAGCTCACCCCTCCCGCCGTCACCCCCCCAGCTCTTCAGGGTCTCACCACCTCCATTTTGGGATCCGTCATCAGCGGTCTCCAGAAACCAAAGCAGAGCGAGAACGGACCTCCCGCCTCCGGG GTCTCGCTCCTGGGGGAGCCCCCCAAAGATTTCAAGATTCCTCTCAACCCCTACCTGAacctgcacagcctcttgccggcAAACAGCCTGGGAG GTGCCGCCAACAAAGGGTTTAATCTGAAAGCCGGTGTTTTGGGGAGCGTCTCCAATCCCCGGAtctcccagccctccctggcCGACCCGCTCCTACCCTCGCCCGGGCTGGCTGCAGACGGCTACGCCTTCGATTACCAGccg GATTTGGGCTCCCGGATTTACCCCCAGACGAGAGACCACGCTGGACCCATCCTGGGGGGCTTTGGGCACAGCAGacacaag CTCTCCTCGTCCCCGGGGTTCGAGCGAGGGGGTTTgggcccccccctgccccccttttaCTCAGGATCCCCCAGTTCCTACTTCACCAGTGGCCTTCAAGCTGGGCTCAAGCAGAGTCACCTCAACAAG gcagtCGGGATGCCTCCAACGGGCTCCGCAGACGCCGTCCTCGCCTTGGGACCCCCCCAGTCACTCGCACACCTCCCAGTCAAAG ACCCCCGTGGGTGGCCAGAAACGAGCCTTctcccacctcctgccctccccggAGCCCAGCCCCGAGGGCTGCTACGTGGGGCAACACTCCCAGGGCCTGGGGGGCCATTACGCCGACTCCTACCTGAAGCGGAAGAGGATATTTtagcccccccccaaatcctttcctcccccccacctGTAAATCTTGTacaaatgtgggtttttttggttttttgttgggtttttttttttttatgtttagtccttttttga
- the RAVER1 gene encoding ribonucleoprotein PTB-binding 1 isoform X1: MAAAALSLSGAVTSPSPELPGPAPGLGRAPEEELPVLDPAEVRSRLERSARQFRNRRKVLIRGLPPDVSNQEVHDLLSDYELKYCFVDKYKGTAFVTLLNGEQAESAIKKFHLSKLREKEISVQLQPTDALLCIANLPQLYTQQQFEELVRPFGNLERCFLVYSEKTGHSKGYGFVEYMKKDSAARAKSDLLGKQLGTRTLYVHWTDVNQLTLDLLHSKCLCVDKLPHNYADLEELRQVFSAACAPAFCQLAYGQDGQLKGFAVLEYESAEMAEMVQQATDGLLLAGNHVRVSFCAPGPPGRSMLAALIAAQATALNRGKGLLPEPNILQILNSLGNPASLQLLLNPLLHGAVGGKQGILGAAPSVPLVTNPALSTALLQLALQNQTQAQQKPGILGDSPLSSLPHHGALGLANAPAQPPSQLLGELSSGGPLPGDMAQGHVKSPILPSGNVPLASFLGPVGVDRENSVLGTQVPQLTPPAVTPPALQGLTTSILGSVISGLQKPKQSENGPPASGVSLLGEPPKDFKIPLNPYLNLHSLLPANSLGGAANKGFNLKAGVLGSVSNPRISQPSLADPLLPSPGLAADGYAFDYQPDLGSRIYPQTRDHAGPILGGFGHSRHKPFPFQLSSSPGFERGGLGPPLPPFYSGSPSSYFTSGLQAGLKQSHLNKAVGMPPTGSADAVLALGPPQSLAHLPVKDPRGWPETSLLPPPALPGAQPRGLLRGATLPGPGGPLRRLLPEAEEDILAPPQILSSPPPVNLVQMWVFLVFCWVFFFLCLVLF; the protein is encoded by the exons atggcggcggcggcgctttCGCTGTCGGGCGCCGTAACGTCCCCGAGCCCGGAGCTCCCGGGACCGGCACCGGGCCTGGGCCGGGCCCCCGAGGAGGAGCTGCCGGTGCTGGATCCGGCCGAGGTGCGGAGCCGCCTGGAGCGCAGCGCCCGCCAGTTCCGGAACCGGCGGAAGGTGCTGATCCGCGGGCTGCCGCCCGACGTCAGCAACCAG GAAGTCCACGATCTGCTGAGCGACTACGAGCTGAAATACTGCTTTGTGGACAAATACAAAGGGACTG CGTTTGTCACCTTGCTCAACGGGGAACAGGCAGAATCAGCCATCAAAAAATTCCACCTGAGCAAACTCCGGGAGAAGGAGATTTCGGTGCAGCTGCAGCCCACCGATGCCCTCCTGTGTATCGCCAACCTCCCCCAGCTCTACACCCAACAACAATTCGAGGAGCTGGTCCGACCTTTCGGCAACCTGGAACGGTGTTTCCTGGTCTACAGCGAGAAAACGGGACACTCCAAAGGTTATGGATTTGTGGAATATATGAAAAAGGATTCGGCCGCCAGAGCCAAGTCGGATCTGCTGGGGAAACAGCTGGGCACGCGGACTCTCTACGTCCACTGGACGGACGTCAACCAGTTGACGTTAGACCTTCTCCATTCCAAGTGCTTGTGTGTCGACAAGCTGCCCCACAACTACGCCGACCTTGAGGAGCTGCGGCAGGTCTTCTCCGCTGCCTGCGCCCCGGCTTTTTgccag CTGGCCTACGGTCAGGACGGGCAGCTGAAAGGCTTCGCGGTCCTGGAGTACGAGTCAGCGGAGATGGCAGAGATGGTTCAGCAGGCTACAGATGGTTTGCTGCTCGCCGGGAATCACGTCCGAGTCTCCTTCTGTGCTCCTGGCCCTCCCGGCCGCAGCATGTTGGCCGCCCTGATAGCTGCGCAGGCGACG gCGTTAAATCGTGGGAAAGGGCTCCTCCCCGAGCCGAATATCCTCCAAATTCTCAACAGCCTGGGAAATCCTGCTTCCCTCCAGCTGTTGCTCAACCCCCTGCTCCACGGGGCGGTCGGAGGAAAACAAG GAATCCTCGGCGCCGCGCCCTCCGTGCCGCTGGTGACCAACCCGGCCCTCTCCACGGCTCTCCTCCAACTCGCGCTGCAGAACCAAACCCAAGCGCAGCAG AAGCCGGGGATCCTGGGCGACTCGCCGCTGAGCTCCTTGCCCCACCACGGTGCCCTGGGTTTGGCCAACGCGCCGGCGCAGCCCCCCAGCCAGCTCTTGGGAGAGCTCTCCTCAG GTGGCCCCTTGCCCGGTGACATGGCACAGGGACATGTAAAATCACCAATTTTGCCTTCTGGAAACGTACCCCTGGCTTCTTTCCTGGGACCGGTGGGAGTAGATCGGGAAAATTCGGTGTTGGGGACGCAGGTGCCTCAGCTCACCCCTCCCGCCGTCACCCCCCCAGCTCTTCAGGGTCTCACCACCTCCATTTTGGGATCCGTCATCAGCGGTCTCCAGAAACCAAAGCAGAGCGAGAACGGACCTCCCGCCTCCGGG GTCTCGCTCCTGGGGGAGCCCCCCAAAGATTTCAAGATTCCTCTCAACCCCTACCTGAacctgcacagcctcttgccggcAAACAGCCTGGGAG GTGCCGCCAACAAAGGGTTTAATCTGAAAGCCGGTGTTTTGGGGAGCGTCTCCAATCCCCGGAtctcccagccctccctggcCGACCCGCTCCTACCCTCGCCCGGGCTGGCTGCAGACGGCTACGCCTTCGATTACCAGccg GATTTGGGCTCCCGGATTTACCCCCAGACGAGAGACCACGCTGGACCCATCCTGGGGGGCTTTGGGCACAGCAGacacaag CCCTTCCCCTTCCAGCTCTCCTCGTCCCCGGGGTTCGAGCGAGGGGGTTTgggcccccccctgccccccttttaCTCAGGATCCCCCAGTTCCTACTTCACCAGTGGCCTTCAAGCTGGGCTCAAGCAGAGTCACCTCAACAAG gcagtCGGGATGCCTCCAACGGGCTCCGCAGACGCCGTCCTCGCCTTGGGACCCCCCCAGTCACTCGCACACCTCCCAGTCAAAG ACCCCCGTGGGTGGCCAGAAACGAGCCTTctcccacctcctgccctccccggAGCCCAGCCCCGAGGGCTGCTACGTGGGGCAACACTCCCAGGGCCTGGGGGGCCATTACGCCGACTCCTACCTGAAGCGGAAGAGGATATTTtagcccccccccaaatcctttcctcccccccacctGTAAATCTTGTacaaatgtgggtttttttggttttttgttgggtttttttttttttatgtttagtccttttttga
- the TYK2 gene encoding LOW QUALITY PROTEIN: non-receptor tyrosine-protein kinase TYK2 (The sequence of the model RefSeq protein was modified relative to this genomic sequence to represent the inferred CDS: deleted 1 base in 1 codon), whose amino-acid sequence MNDKEPAVYRNVPRQSDSPDEKLQGGALLDKSSFEYLFEQGKFEFINDIASLKDLQTEQEIQRFKNESLGMAVLHLSHIAIKKGISLEEVARKYSFKDCIPRSFYRQIQQNNYLTKFRMKNVFKKFVQRFQRHTVSTGKLTVQDIMYKYLATLEHLAPRFGSELFPVLSLETSSEGEKVQLYVNGGHSQLEHGQALLPKDRPVTHEVLVTGTTGIQWRPMPVESIENFSHRGYFGRKSRNKELEPKGPTQPAERSEPKWVHFCDFREITHIVVKDCRVSINRQDNKCLEVVLPSPESALSLVSLVDGYFRLTADSSHYLCHEVAPPRLVMSILNGIHGPMQEEFVFAKLRREEQEEGLYIIRWSVLDFNRMILSVVKRGHQQAPGVQGALKYRQFRIQKKGNSFVLEGWDREFSTLRELLDVLKGCTLKSGDESFTVKRCCPPKPGEISDLLITRKVKDSTKQILNLTQLSFHQIRKNEITQRAHLGQGTRTNIYDGVLNICGTTGADDEAEYFSTEQNNNSREMHVVLKVLDPSHRDIALAFFETASLMSQVSHVHLAFVHGVCVRGSENIMVEEFVEHGPLDVLLRKEKGRVTVGWKITVAKQLASALSYLEDKNLVHGNVCAKNILLARKGLEDGSVPFVKLSDPGVSFTVLSREERVDRIPWIAPECVRDVGNLSTAADKWSFGTTLLEICFDADVPLKERTPSEKERFYEKRHRLPEPSCKELATLICQCLNYTPVERPSFRTILRDLTQLQPHNLVDVTSVNPDFPVSDPTVFQKRYLKKIRELGEGHFGKVSLYCYDPTNDGTGEMVAVKSLKSGCSQQLLTSWKREIEILKTLYHENIVKYKGCCSEQGEKIVQLIMEYVPLGSLRDYLPKHNVSLAHILLFAQQICEGMAYLHSLHYIHRDLAARNVLLENENVVKIGDFGLAKAIPEGHEYYRVCEDGDSPVFWYAVECLKECKFYYASDVWSFGVTLYELLTRCDSSQSPPVKFIEMIGATQGQMTVLRLIELLDRGKRLPSPKDCPCEIYRLMKNCWEAEASFRPAFHNLVPILKNFHEKYRAQAPSVFSLC is encoded by the exons ATGAACGACAAGGAACCGGCGGTTTATCGCAATGTGCCCCGACAGAGCGATTCCCCCGATGAGAAGCTGCAAGGAGGAGCCTTGCTCGACAAATCGTCCTTCGAGTATCTGTTTGAGCAG GGGAAATTTGAATTCATCAATGACATCGCGTCTTTGAAAGACCTCCAGACTGAACAGGAGATCCAGAGGTTCAAGAACGAAAGCTTGGGCATGGCCGTGCTTCACCTCTCGCACATCGCCATCAAAAAAGGCATCTCCCTTGAGGAAGTGGCCAGAAAATACAG CTTCAAGGACTGCATCCCACGTTCCTTCTACCGCCAGATCCAGCAGAACAACTACCTGACCAAATTCCGCATGAAGAACGTCTTCAAGAAGTTTGTGCAGCGTTTCCAGCGACACACGGTCAGCACCGGCAAGCTGACAGTGCAGGACATCATGTACAAATACCTGGCTACCTTGGAGCACCTCGCACCTCGCTTTGGGAGCGAGCTCTTCCCTGTGCTCTCCTTGGAGACCTCCTCCGAGGGTGAAAAGGTGCAGCTGTACGTTAACGGGGGACATTCGCAGCTGGAGCACGGGCAGGCGCTGCTCCCCAAGGACCGACCTGTCACCCACGAAGTCCTCGTCACCGGCACAACCGGGATCCAGTGGCGGCCCATGCCTGTAGAG AGCATTGAGAACTTCTCCCATCGTGGGTATTTTGGGaggaagagcagaaacaaagagCTGGAGCCCAAGGGGCCAACTCAGCCAGCAGAGCGGAGCGAGCCAAAATGGGTCCATTTCTGTGATTTCCGGGAGATCACACACATTGTCGTCAAGGACTGTAGGGTCAGCATCAACCGGCAGGACAACAAGTGCCTG GAAGTGGTTCTGCCATCCCCTGAGAGCGCGCTTTCCTTGGTTTCACTGGTGGATGGTTATTTCCGACTCACGGCTGACTCCAGCCACTACCTGTGTCACGAAGTGGCACCGCCGCGACTCGTGATGAGCATCTTGAACGGCATCCACGGGCCCATGCA GGAGGAGTTTGTTTTTGCCAAGCTACGACGGGAGGAGCAGGAAGAAGGGCTCTACATCATCCGCTGGAGTGTCCTTGACTTCAACAGGATGATTCTCTCCGTGGTGAAAAGGGGCCACCAGCAG gctcctggggtgcagggagcccTCAAGTACAGGCAATTCCGGatccaaaaaaaaggaaactccTTTGTGCTGGAAGGGTGGGACCGGGAGTTTTCCACTTTGCGGGAGCTCTTGGATGTACTCAAGGGCTGCACGCTCAAATCTGGCGATGAAAGCTTCACGGTGAAGAGATGCTGTCCGCCCAAACCAGGAG AGATCTCGGACCTGCTGATCACGCGGAAGGTGAAGGATAGCACGAAGCAGATCCTTAACCTGACCCAGCTCAGCTTCCACCAGATCCGCAAGAACGAGATCACTCAG CGAGCCCACCTGGGGCAGGGCACCCGCACAAACATCTACGATGGGGTGCTGAACATCTGCGGGACCACCGGGGCCGACGACGAAGCCGAGTATTTCTCCACCGAGCAGAATAACAACAGCCGGGAGATGCACGTGGTCCTCAAAGTCCTGGATCCCAGCCACAGAGACATCGCCCTG GCGTTTTTTGAGACAGCCAGCCTGATGAGCCAAGTGTCGCACGTCCACTTGGCTTTCGTGCACGGAGTCTGCGTGCGAGGTTCCGAGA ATATCATGGTGGAGGAGTTTGTGGAACATGGACCTCTGGATGTGCTGCTGCGGAAAGAGAAAGGCCGGGTCACCGTGGGCTGGAAAATCACCGTGGCCAAGCAGTTGGCCAGTGCCTTGAGCTACCTG GAGGACAAAAACCTGGTGCACGGCAACGTGTGCGCAAAAAACATCCTGCTGGCCAGGAAGGGGCTGGAAGATGGATCCGTGCCTTTCGTGAAGCTCAGTGACCCCGGAGTCAGCTTTACGGTGCTCTCTCGAGAAG AGCGCGTGGACCGGATCCCCTGGATCGCCCCGGAATGTGTCCGGGATGTGGGAAACCTCAGCACTGCGGCTGACAAATGGAGCTTTGGCACCACGTTGCTGGAAATCTGCTTTGACGCCGATGTCCCACTCAAGGAGCGCACTCCTTCGGAG AAAGAACGTTTCTACGAGAAGAGGCATCGCCTGCCTGAGCCGTCCTGCAAGGAGCTGGCCACCCTCATCTGTCAGTGCCTGAACTACACCCCCGTCGAGCGG CCGTCCTTCCGGACCATCCTGCGGGATCTCACCCAGCTCCAGCCGCACA ACCTCGTAGACGTCACCTCGGTGAACCCCGACTTCCCGGTGTCGGACCCCACCGTCTTTCAGAAGCGTTACCTGAAAAAGATTCGGGAGCTGGGGGAG GGTCACTTTGGCAAGGTGAGCCTGTATTGCTATGACCCCACGAACGACGGGACGGGGGAAATGGTGGCCGTCAAATCACTCAAATccggctgcagccagcagctgctgaCCAGTTGGAAGAGGGAAATCGAGATCCTCAAGACGCTTTATCATGAAAACATCGTCAAGTACAAGGGTTGCTGCAGCGAGCAGG gagaGAAGATCGTGCAGCTGATCATGGAGTATGTGCCGCTCGGCAGCCTGCGCGACTACTTGCCCAAGCACAACGTCAGCCTGGCCCACATCCTGCTCTTCGCCCAGCAGATATGCGAG gGCATGGCCTATCTGCACTCCCTCCACTACATCCACAGGGACCTCGCCGCTCGCAACGTGCTGCTGGAGAATGAAAACGTGGTGAAAATCGGGGATTTCGGTTTAGCCAAAGCCATCCCCGAGGGCCACGAGTATTACCGCGTCTGCGAGGACGGGGACAGCCCCGTCTTTTG GTACGCCGTGGAGTGCCTCAAGGAGTGTAAGTTTTACTACGCGTCCGACGTCTGGTCCTTCGGGGTGACTCTCTACGAGCTCCTGACCCGCTGCGACTCCAGCCAGAGCCCTCCCGTG AAATTCATCGAGATGATCGGGGCGACGCAGGGGCAGATGACGGTGCTGCGGCTGATCGAGCTGCTGGACAGGGGGAAGAGGCTGCCGAGTCCCAAGGACTGTCCTTGCGAG atTTACCGGCTGATGAAGAATTGCTGGGAAGCAGAGGCTTCCTTCCGCCCGGCCTTCCACAATCTCGTCCCCATCCTCAAGAACTTCCACGAGAAATACCGGGCTCAGGCTCCCTCTGTCTTCAGCCTCTGCTGA
- the RAVER1 gene encoding ribonucleoprotein PTB-binding 1 isoform X3 has translation MAAAALSLSGAVTSPSPELPGPAPGLGRAPEEELPVLDPAEVRSRLERSARQFRNRRKVLIRGLPPDVSNQEVHDLLSDYELKYCFVDKYKGTAFVTLLNGEQAESAIKKFHLSKLREKEISVQLQPTDALLCIANLPQLYTQQQFEELVRPFGNLERCFLVYSEKTGHSKGYGFVEYMKKDSAARAKSDLLGKQLGTRTLYVHWTDVNQLTLDLLHSKCLCVDKLPHNYADLEELRQVFSAACAPAFCQLAYGQDGQLKGFAVLEYESAEMAEMVQQATDGLLLAGNHVRVSFCAPGPPGRSMLAALIAAQATALNRGKGLLPEPNILQILNSLGNPASLQLLLNPLLHGAVGGKQGILGAAPSVPLVTNPALSTALLQLALQNQTQAQQKPGILGDSPLSSLPHHGALGLANAPAQPPSQLLGELSSGGPLPGDMAQGHVKSPILPSGNVPLASFLGPVGVDRENSVLGTQVPQLTPPAVTPPALQGLTTSILGSVISGLQKPKQSENGPPASGVSLLGEPPKDFKIPLNPYLNLHSLLPANSLGGAANKGFNLKAGVLGSVSNPRISQPSLADPLLPSPGLAADGYAFDYQPDLGSRIYPQTRDHAGPILGGFGHSRHKLSSSPGFERGGLGPPLPPFYSGSPSSYFTSGLQAGLKQSHLNKAVGMPPTGSADAVLALGPPQSLAHLPTPVGGQKRAFSHLLPSPEPSPEGCYVGQHSQGLGGHYADSYLKRKRIF, from the exons atggcggcggcggcgctttCGCTGTCGGGCGCCGTAACGTCCCCGAGCCCGGAGCTCCCGGGACCGGCACCGGGCCTGGGCCGGGCCCCCGAGGAGGAGCTGCCGGTGCTGGATCCGGCCGAGGTGCGGAGCCGCCTGGAGCGCAGCGCCCGCCAGTTCCGGAACCGGCGGAAGGTGCTGATCCGCGGGCTGCCGCCCGACGTCAGCAACCAG GAAGTCCACGATCTGCTGAGCGACTACGAGCTGAAATACTGCTTTGTGGACAAATACAAAGGGACTG CGTTTGTCACCTTGCTCAACGGGGAACAGGCAGAATCAGCCATCAAAAAATTCCACCTGAGCAAACTCCGGGAGAAGGAGATTTCGGTGCAGCTGCAGCCCACCGATGCCCTCCTGTGTATCGCCAACCTCCCCCAGCTCTACACCCAACAACAATTCGAGGAGCTGGTCCGACCTTTCGGCAACCTGGAACGGTGTTTCCTGGTCTACAGCGAGAAAACGGGACACTCCAAAGGTTATGGATTTGTGGAATATATGAAAAAGGATTCGGCCGCCAGAGCCAAGTCGGATCTGCTGGGGAAACAGCTGGGCACGCGGACTCTCTACGTCCACTGGACGGACGTCAACCAGTTGACGTTAGACCTTCTCCATTCCAAGTGCTTGTGTGTCGACAAGCTGCCCCACAACTACGCCGACCTTGAGGAGCTGCGGCAGGTCTTCTCCGCTGCCTGCGCCCCGGCTTTTTgccag CTGGCCTACGGTCAGGACGGGCAGCTGAAAGGCTTCGCGGTCCTGGAGTACGAGTCAGCGGAGATGGCAGAGATGGTTCAGCAGGCTACAGATGGTTTGCTGCTCGCCGGGAATCACGTCCGAGTCTCCTTCTGTGCTCCTGGCCCTCCCGGCCGCAGCATGTTGGCCGCCCTGATAGCTGCGCAGGCGACG gCGTTAAATCGTGGGAAAGGGCTCCTCCCCGAGCCGAATATCCTCCAAATTCTCAACAGCCTGGGAAATCCTGCTTCCCTCCAGCTGTTGCTCAACCCCCTGCTCCACGGGGCGGTCGGAGGAAAACAAG GAATCCTCGGCGCCGCGCCCTCCGTGCCGCTGGTGACCAACCCGGCCCTCTCCACGGCTCTCCTCCAACTCGCGCTGCAGAACCAAACCCAAGCGCAGCAG AAGCCGGGGATCCTGGGCGACTCGCCGCTGAGCTCCTTGCCCCACCACGGTGCCCTGGGTTTGGCCAACGCGCCGGCGCAGCCCCCCAGCCAGCTCTTGGGAGAGCTCTCCTCAG GTGGCCCCTTGCCCGGTGACATGGCACAGGGACATGTAAAATCACCAATTTTGCCTTCTGGAAACGTACCCCTGGCTTCTTTCCTGGGACCGGTGGGAGTAGATCGGGAAAATTCGGTGTTGGGGACGCAGGTGCCTCAGCTCACCCCTCCCGCCGTCACCCCCCCAGCTCTTCAGGGTCTCACCACCTCCATTTTGGGATCCGTCATCAGCGGTCTCCAGAAACCAAAGCAGAGCGAGAACGGACCTCCCGCCTCCGGG GTCTCGCTCCTGGGGGAGCCCCCCAAAGATTTCAAGATTCCTCTCAACCCCTACCTGAacctgcacagcctcttgccggcAAACAGCCTGGGAG GTGCCGCCAACAAAGGGTTTAATCTGAAAGCCGGTGTTTTGGGGAGCGTCTCCAATCCCCGGAtctcccagccctccctggcCGACCCGCTCCTACCCTCGCCCGGGCTGGCTGCAGACGGCTACGCCTTCGATTACCAGccg GATTTGGGCTCCCGGATTTACCCCCAGACGAGAGACCACGCTGGACCCATCCTGGGGGGCTTTGGGCACAGCAGacacaag CTCTCCTCGTCCCCGGGGTTCGAGCGAGGGGGTTTgggcccccccctgccccccttttaCTCAGGATCCCCCAGTTCCTACTTCACCAGTGGCCTTCAAGCTGGGCTCAAGCAGAGTCACCTCAACAAG gcagtCGGGATGCCTCCAACGGGCTCCGCAGACGCCGTCCTCGCCTTGGGACCCCCCCAGTCACTCGCACACCTCCCA ACCCCCGTGGGTGGCCAGAAACGAGCCTTctcccacctcctgccctccccggAGCCCAGCCCCGAGGGCTGCTACGTGGGGCAACACTCCCAGGGCCTGGGGGGCCATTACGCCGACTCCTACCTGAAGCGGAAGAGGATATTTtag